A genomic segment from Spinacia oleracea cultivar Varoflay chromosome 3, BTI_SOV_V1, whole genome shotgun sequence encodes:
- the LOC130469098 gene encoding uncharacterized protein gives MDRPWKQHRYTLKKKHFDPVKTPEQNFANLPDGVSSKSWSDLVTYWFTPKAMEKSELGKNARALQDRNHKSGATSFANRRADLKKKGEFSELAFYKSVYAKDGSFEEGTPSHQFMEEANDEVQENLASSSSSLSRVEIENEVFNRLMYKGEIPKRPLNYGFGVKQSDIFGVEGLLRKEGSSYVNNGAVEVENIKGELSAVKKQNQELAQQNKALSTKFDETTQSFKMIASFLGQVLKEVRKGNVSSDLLDGAESAIHMINDDSGGSGEK, from the exons ATGGACAGACCATGGAAGCAGCATAGATACACATTGAAGAAAAAACATTTCGATCCAGTGAAAACTCCAGAACAGAACTTTGCCAATCTGCCTGATGGAGTCTCCTCTAAGAGTTGGTCGGATTTGGTTACATATTGGTTTACACCAAAGGCCATG GAAAAATCTGAACTTGGAAAAAATGCTCGAGCATTACAAGACCGTAATCACAAGAGTGGTGCTACAAGCTTTGCTAATCGAAGAGCTGATTTG AAAAAGAAAGGGGAGTTTAGCGAATTGGCATTTTACAAATCAGTTTATGCCAAAGATGGAAGCTTTGAAGAGGGCACACCCTCTCATCAATTTATG GAGGAAGCAAACGATGAGGTCCAAGAAAACCTTGCGAGTTCCTCTTCTTCCTTGTCTAGGGTTGAAATTGAGAATGAGGTCTTTAATAGGCTTATGTATAAAGGTGAAATACCTAAACGTCCTCTGAATTATGGGTTTGGAGTGAAACAAAGTGACATCTTTGGAGTGGAAGGTTTGCTAAGGAAAGAAGGGTCAAGCTATGTTAACAATGGTGCCGTGGAAGTGGAGAACATAAAAGGTGAACTATCAGCTGTAAAGAAGCAAAATCAGGAACTTGCACAACAAAATAAAGCTCTAAGCACGAAGTTTGATGAAACAACGCAGTCATTTAAAATGATTGCTTCTTTCTTAGGACAAGTTTTGAAGGAAGTACGCAAAGGAAATGTTTCATCAGACCTTTTAGATGGTGCGGAATCAGCAATACATATG ATTAATGATGATTCTGGTGGCAGTGGTGAAAAATAG